From a single Gavia stellata isolate bGavSte3 chromosome 5, bGavSte3.hap2, whole genome shotgun sequence genomic region:
- the CYTL1 gene encoding cytokine-like protein 1, whose product MKMLLSLIALLSAALSANTAPPTCYSRVLSLSKEIMESFKELQTSKAGDSCVEMLPRLYLDIHNYCVLAKLRDFVAYPRCERVLEVSELKEKARSLYTIMISYCRRDLVFLTDDCRALENPILPPIEPSVIES is encoded by the exons ATGAAGATGCTGCTGAGCCTGATTGCTCTGCTGTCTGCTGCCCTGTCAGCCAACACAGCCCCTCCAACTTGCTACTCGAGGGTGTTGTCTCTGAGCAAAGAAATCATGGAGTCCTTTAAGGAGTTGCAGACCTCCAAAGCTGGG GACTCGTGTGTGGAGATGCTGCCCAGGCTGTACTTGGACATACAT AATTATTGTGTGTTGGCAAAACTCCGTGATTTTGTGGCCTACCCCAGATGTGAGAGAGTGCTTGAAGTGAGtgagctgaaggaaaaagcCCGGAGCCTGTACACCATTATGATCTCCTACTGCAGAAGG gACTTGGTGTTCCTCACTGATGACTGTAGAGCTCTGGAAAATCCTATTCTGCCTCCCATTGAGCCGTCCGTCATTGAGAGCTAA